One region of Scophthalmus maximus strain ysfricsl-2021 chromosome 15, ASM2237912v1, whole genome shotgun sequence genomic DNA includes:
- the LOC118286247 gene encoding 5-hydroxytryptamine receptor 1B: MERSGLVATTQLVNATNDSFNAAPSAVDGSAQGLASQISLAAILSAITLATTLSNAFVIATISQSKKLQTPANFLIASLAVTDLLVSILVMPICVLYTVIHTWTLGQVVCDIWLSSDITCCTASILHLCVIALDRYWAITDAVDYSKKRTPGRAAGMVATAWVIAISISLPPLFWRQVKAEELTSCGVNTDHIFYTIYSTFGAFYIPTLLLIALYGRIYVEARKRILKQSPKKVGKRLTSAHLAANSPGSMASTSSKCGRQDAAFSDSGSSASDNQVKVTLSDALLEKKRISAARERKATKTLGIILGAYIVCWLPFFIYTLVVATCDTCFNPELFDFFTWLGYLNSLINPIIYTMSNEDFKKAFQKLVRFRCCRR, encoded by the coding sequence ATGGAGCGCTCCGGTCTCGTCGCCACAACTCAGCTGGTGAACGCCACCAACGACAGTTTTAACGCGGCGCCGTCCGCCGTGGATGGGAGCGCGCAGGGTCTCGCCTCCCAGATCAGCCTGGCGGCGATTCTGTCTGCCATCACGCTGGCCACCACGTTGTCCAACGCGTTTGTCATCGCCACAATCTCGCAGTCGAAGAAACTGCAGACCCCCGCCAACTTTCTGATCGCCTCGCTGGCCGTCACCGACCTCCTCGTCTCCATCCTGGTGATGCCCATCTGCGTCCTGTACACGGTCATCCACACCTGGACGCTGGGGCAAGTCGTGTGCGACATCTGGCTCTCGTCGGACATAACGTGTTGCACGGCCTCCATCCTGCACCTGTGCGTAATCGCTTTGGATAGGTACTGGGCCATCACGGACGCGGTGGACTACTCCAAGAAGCGCACACCGGGACGCGCCGCCGGGATGGTGGCCACAGCCTGGGTCATCgccatctccatctccctgccGCCGCTCTTCTGGAGGCAGGTGAAGGCGGAGGAGCTGACGAGCTGCGGCGTCAACACGGATCATATTTTCTACACCATCTACTCCACCTTTGGCGCTTTTTACATCCCCACCTTGCTGCTCATTGCCCTCTACGGACGGATTTACGTGGAGGCTCGCAAGCGGATCCTGAAGCAGTCCCCCAAGAAGGTGGGCAAGAGGCTCACCTCCGCGCACCTGGCCGCCAACTCGCCCGGCTCCATGGCGTCCACGTCTTCCAAGTGCGGGAGACAAGACGCCGCCTTCAGCGACAGCGGCTCGTCGGCGAGCGACAACCAGGTGAAGGTGACGCTGTCGGACGCGCTGTTGGAGAAAAAGCGGATTTcagcagccagagagagaaaagccacCAAGACGCTGGGCATAATCCTCGGCGCTTACATCGTCTGCTGGCTGCCGTTCTTCATTTACACACTGGTGGTGGCCACGTGCGACACCTGTTTCAACCCCGAGCTGTTTGACTTTTTCACCTGGTTGGGGTACCTGAACTCCCTCATCAACCCGATCATATACACCATGTCCAATGAGGACTTCAAGAAAGCGTTCCAAAAACTCGTGCGCTTCAGGTGCTGCAGACGGTGA